From one Lycium ferocissimum isolate CSIRO_LF1 chromosome 7, AGI_CSIRO_Lferr_CH_V1, whole genome shotgun sequence genomic stretch:
- the LOC132062033 gene encoding NAC domain-containing protein 68-like — protein sequence MEVYSSCDHQAKGPSSRRPMGYRFHPTNKELLKYLSGFVRNEPLPEQYQLMQQVDLYADKEPWQIFDEGTNNNTRYFITPQKKVKPEWKRFARTVGKGTWKPQGKGKEVFDDKGRLMGYVKSLKYIPANKSSNKANGEWLMTEYSLYNGYVDASKIKKKGYVICKIKKKEKPEAKKKGNKVNIANDEDMRDVEEYISSVLEEDTNGISSNGINDYLVGDEVGEHILGLLGPEDDVERIEGTEVEDNQLLDQNLLGYSAEDIDLDTINICI from the coding sequence ATGGAAGTATACTCATCATGTGATCATCAAGCTAAGGGACCTTCTTCTCGACGTCCTATGGGATATCGATTTCATCCTACGAACAAGGAACTGTTGAAGTATCTGTCAGGGTTTGTACGAAACGAACCACTTCCCGAGCAGTATCAACTCATGCAGCAGGTTGATCTTTACGCTGACAAGGAGCCATGGCAGATTTTTGATGAGGgcaccaacaacaacactcGTTACTTCATCACACCGCAGAAGAAAGTGAAACCTGAGTGGAAAAGATTTGCACGAACAGTGGGGAAGGGAACATGGAAGCCACAAGGCAAAGGAAAAGAGGTGTTTGACGATAAAGGGAGACTCATGGGATACGTCAAGAGTTTGAAGTACATCCCCGCTAACAAATCATCGAACAAGGCCAACGGGGAGTGGTTGATGACCGAGTACTCTCTGTACAATGGTTATGTGGATGCTTCGAAAATTAAGAAGAAGGGTTACGTAATTTGTAAGatcaagaagaaggaaaaaccTGAAGCTAAGAAGAAAGGAAACAAGGTCAACATAGCTAATGATGAGGATATGAGAGACGTTGAAGAATATATTAGTTCCGTTCTGGAAGAAGACACtaatggaatatcgtcgaacGGTATAAATGATTACCTAGTGGGAGATGAAGTCGGAGAGCATATACTTGGTTTGTTGGGTCCTGAAGACGATGTTGAACGCATAGAGGGTACTGAAGTCGAAGACAACCAGCTACTTGATCAAAATTTGTTGGGTTATTCTGCGGAAGATATCGATCTAGATACAATTAATATCTGTATTTAA
- the LOC132063921 gene encoding riboflavin biosynthesis protein PYRD, chloroplastic — protein sequence MYCCPLSPSKDLIFTSRTYHGFSNTTKRVSISLISFGKESKDSIFTSRLNYGFQSAAKRVSISPTSLGNGDRLVNVRCGGLPDDGFYIRRCVEIARKAIGHTSPNPMVGCVIVKNGEIVGEGFHPKAGQPHAEVFALRDAGDLAENATAFVSLEPCNHYGRTPPCTEALIKAKVKKVVVGMVDPNPIVASTGLSKLRDAGIEVITGVEEELCRKLNEAYTHQVLTGKPFVTLRYSLSIDGDLSDQLGAEVMESGGYYSKLLQEYDAVVVSAFLLTTNYSVLSSKEPGAKQPLHIVLAKSSGSLQLPSVTDTSSKTIILSDKEIAVEFEESQRGIETVVLDRMNLTAILEHCKRQGLCSVMLDLRGNSADFEEILQEGFDQNLIQKVIVEVLPVLGGSGKRAFKYMQQNRRLKNLTSRTIGESILLEGYL from the exons atGTACTGCTGCCCACTCTCACCTTCAAAAGATTTGATTTTTACTTCAAGAACatatcatgggttttctaatacTACCAAAAGGGTGTCCATTTCTCTAATTAGTTTCGGAAAAGAAtcaaaagattcaatttttactTCAAGACTAAATTATGGGTTTCAAAGTGCAGCCAAAAGGGTGTCTATTTCTCCAACCAGTTTGGGAAATGGTGATCGTTTGGTCAATGTGAGGTGTGGAGGTTTGCCTGATGATGGGTTTTATATAAGAAGGTGTGTAGAGATTGCTAGAAAAGCAATTGGGCATACAAGTCCTAATCCTATGGTTGGGTGTGTAATTGTTAAGAATGGGGAAATTGTAGGTGAAGGTTTTCACCCTAAAGCTGGCCAGCCACATGCTGAG GTTTTTGCACTTCGAGATGCTGGTGATTTAGCAGAAAATGCAACAGCCTTTGTGAGCTTGGAACCATGTAATCATTACGGAAGAACTCCACCATGCACGGAGGCATTAATCAAGGccaaagtgaaaaaagtggttGTTGGGATGGTGGATCCAAATCCTATTGTAGCTTCAACTGGTCTGAGTAAATTAAGAGATGCAGGAATTGAAGTGATCACAGGAGTTGAGGAAGAACTTTGCAGGAAGCTTAATGAAGCTTATACACATCAAGTGCTGACTGGAAAACCATTTGTCACACTCAG GTACTCTCTCTCGATTGATGGAGATTTATCGGATCAGCTGGGTGCAGAAGTCATGGAGTCTGGTGGATACTACTCAAAGTTATTACAAGAATATGATGCAGTTGTCGTTTCTGCCTTCTTGCTGACTACAAATTATTCTGTTCTTTCATCTAAAGAACCAGGAGCAAAGCAACCTCTTCATATTGTATTAGCAAAGAGTTCAGGTTCACTTCAACTGCCTTCTGTGACTGACACATCATCTAAAACCATAATCTTAAGTGATAAGGAGATTGCAGTGGAGTTTGAAGAAAGTCAAAGAGGGATAGAAACAGTAGTTTTGGATAGGATGAATTTAACAGCTATCCTTGAACATTGTAAGCGTCAAGGACTGTGCAGTGTGATGCTGGACTTGAGGGGAAACTCTGCTGATTTTGAGGAAATCCTACAAGAGGGttttgatcaaaatttaatTCAGAAGGTTATTGTGGAAGTGTTGCCAGTTTTGGGGGGAAGTGGTAAAAGGGCTTTCAAGTATATGCAGCAAAACCGAAGGTTGAAGAATTTAACATCGAGGACCATAGGCGAAAGTATTCTGCTGGAAGGATATCTCTAA